A portion of the Pseudoxanthomonas sp. JBR18 genome contains these proteins:
- a CDS encoding iron-sulfur cluster assembly accessory protein: MSITLTPIAHQRVQRFVQTTPGALGLRFGVTRTGCSGWGHVTELAREARPGDTVFEQDGVRIYVDADSLALVDGTTIDFGKRGLGEEFLFANPNATAECGCGESFTTQADAA, encoded by the coding sequence ATGTCCATCACGCTTACCCCGATCGCCCACCAGCGCGTGCAGCGGTTCGTCCAGACCACGCCCGGCGCGCTGGGGCTGCGTTTCGGCGTGACCCGCACCGGCTGCTCGGGCTGGGGTCATGTAACCGAGCTGGCCCGTGAAGCCCGTCCCGGCGACACGGTGTTCGAGCAGGACGGCGTGCGCATTTACGTCGACGCCGACAGTTTGGCCCTGGTCGATGGCACCACCATCGATTTCGGCAAGCGTGGGCTGGGCGAGGAATTTCTGTTCGCCAATCCCAATGCCACCGCCGAGTGCGGCTGCGGCGAGAGCTTCACGACCCAGGCCGACGCGGCCTGA
- the rpsF gene encoding 30S ribosomal protein S6, with protein MRFYEIVFLVHPDQSEQVPAMVERYKGIIENGNGKIVRLEDWGRRQLAYPIQNLVKAHYVLMNVEVDQATLAELTETFRFNDAILRHLIMKRDGDVADTEMSIIMKSKDEKNDKPERGERRRRDDDSNDSSNESGKSDDADSSEAA; from the coding sequence ATGCGTTTTTACGAGATCGTGTTCCTGGTCCACCCGGACCAGAGCGAGCAGGTGCCGGCCATGGTCGAGCGCTACAAGGGCATCATCGAGAACGGCAACGGCAAGATCGTGCGCCTGGAAGACTGGGGCCGCCGCCAGTTGGCCTACCCGATCCAGAATCTGGTCAAGGCCCACTACGTGCTGATGAACGTCGAAGTCGACCAGGCCACTCTGGCCGAGCTGACCGAGACCTTCCGCTTCAACGACGCCATCCTGCGTCACCTGATCATGAAGCGCGACGGCGACGTGGCCGACACCGAGATGTCGATCATCATGAAGAGCAAGGACGAGAAGAACGACAAGCCCGAGCGTGGCGAGCGTCGCCGTCGTGATGACGACAGCAACGACAGCAGCAACGAGTCCGGCAAGTCCGACGACGCCGACTCCTCCGAAGCCGCCTAA
- the rpsR gene encoding 30S ribosomal protein S18 encodes MSKFFRRRKFCKFTAEGVKEIDYKDLNTLRQYLTETGKIVPSRVTGTKARYQRQLQTAVKRARFLALIPYTDNHDV; translated from the coding sequence ATGTCCAAGTTCTTCCGTCGCCGCAAGTTCTGCAAGTTCACGGCCGAAGGTGTCAAGGAGATCGACTACAAGGATCTCAACACCCTGCGCCAGTACCTGACCGAGACCGGCAAGATCGTGCCGAGCCGCGTGACCGGCACCAAGGCGCGTTACCAGCGCCAGCTGCAGACCGCGGTCAAGCGCGCCCGCTTCCTGGCCCTGATCCCGTACACCGACAACCACGACGTCTGA
- the rplI gene encoding 50S ribosomal protein L9, which yields MDLILLQKVTNLGVLGDKVSVKPGYGRNYLVPQGKAVPATAANLAEFEAKRADYEAKAKSIHDEASSRAAKFEDASVTVYANASTEGKLFGSVSPRDIAEAFTKTGKPLEKSEVLLADGPLRNVGEYDVLLKLHADVEVTVKVVVQAEA from the coding sequence ATGGATCTGATCCTTCTGCAGAAAGTGACCAACCTGGGTGTCCTGGGTGACAAGGTCAGCGTCAAGCCGGGCTACGGCCGCAACTACCTGGTCCCGCAGGGCAAGGCCGTGCCGGCCACTGCCGCCAACCTGGCCGAGTTCGAGGCCAAGCGCGCCGACTACGAAGCCAAGGCCAAGAGCATCCACGACGAGGCGTCCAGCCGCGCCGCCAAGTTCGAGGACGCCAGCGTCACCGTCTACGCCAATGCCTCGACCGAAGGCAAGCTGTTCGGCTCGGTGAGCCCGCGCGATATCGCCGAGGCCTTCACCAAGACCGGCAAGCCGCTGGAGAAGAGCGAAGTGCTGCTGGCCGACGGCCCGCTGCGCAACGTCGGCGAGTACGACGTGCTGCTCAAGCTGCACGCCGACGTCGAAGTCACCGTCAAGGTGGTGGTCCAAGCCGAAGCCTGA
- a CDS encoding replicative DNA helicase has translation MAAPRRDRNRDREFRNDPSDSRIEQLRMPPHSIEAEQAVLGGLMLVTDAYDRVNDKLTPNDFYRRDHQLIYRAISELAERNRPYDAVTLGEWFEGQGQSDLIADGAYLIELASSTPSAANIAAYAEIVRDKAVMRQLIDVGTEIVNDGFQPEGRESAELLANAEQKVFAIAEAGSRGRTDFVAMPNALKDAFSVLQDRFNNGGNVTGLPTGYTDFDQMTAGLQPTDLLILAARPAMGKTTFALNIAEFAAIKSKKAVAVFSMEMSAAQLALRLISSNGRINAQRLRTGQLEDEDWSRVTAAIRMLKETKIFIDDTPGLSPDVLRSKCRRLKREHDLGLVVIDYLQLMSVPGNSENRATEISEISRSLKGLAKELNVPVIALSQLNRSLETRTDKRPVMADLRESGAIEQDADVIVFIYRDDYYNKENSPDKGLAEIIIGKQRSGPTGSIKLKFFGEYTRFDNLAHDSVGSFE, from the coding sequence ATGGCTGCTCCCCGCCGCGATCGAAATCGCGATCGCGAATTCCGCAACGATCCCAGCGACTCGCGCATCGAACAGCTGCGCATGCCGCCGCACTCGATCGAAGCCGAGCAGGCGGTCCTCGGCGGCCTGATGCTGGTCACCGACGCCTATGACCGGGTCAACGACAAACTCACGCCCAATGATTTCTACCGGCGCGATCACCAGCTGATCTATCGCGCGATCAGCGAGCTGGCCGAGCGCAACCGGCCCTACGACGCGGTGACCCTGGGCGAATGGTTCGAAGGGCAGGGCCAGTCGGACCTGATCGCCGATGGCGCCTATCTGATCGAGCTGGCCAGCTCCACGCCCTCGGCGGCCAACATCGCCGCCTATGCCGAGATCGTGCGCGACAAGGCGGTGATGCGCCAGCTGATCGACGTGGGCACCGAGATCGTCAACGACGGCTTCCAGCCCGAGGGGCGCGAGAGCGCCGAACTGCTGGCCAATGCCGAGCAGAAGGTCTTCGCCATCGCCGAGGCGGGTTCGCGCGGGCGCACCGACTTCGTGGCCATGCCCAACGCGCTGAAGGACGCGTTCTCGGTGCTGCAGGACCGCTTCAACAACGGCGGCAACGTGACCGGCCTGCCGACCGGCTACACCGACTTCGACCAGATGACCGCCGGCCTGCAGCCGACCGACCTGCTGATCCTGGCCGCACGTCCGGCGATGGGCAAGACGACCTTCGCCCTGAACATCGCCGAATTCGCCGCGATCAAGTCCAAGAAGGCCGTGGCGGTGTTCTCCATGGAAATGTCCGCTGCGCAGCTGGCCCTGCGCCTGATTTCCTCCAACGGGCGCATCAACGCCCAGCGCCTGCGCACCGGCCAGCTGGAGGACGAGGACTGGAGCCGTGTCACCGCGGCCATCCGCATGCTCAAGGAGACCAAGATCTTCATCGACGACACGCCCGGACTGTCGCCGGACGTGCTGCGCTCCAAGTGCCGCCGCCTCAAGCGCGAGCACGACCTGGGGCTGGTGGTGATCGACTACCTGCAGCTGATGAGCGTGCCGGGCAACAGCGAAAACCGCGCGACCGAAATCTCCGAGATCAGCCGTTCGCTCAAGGGCCTGGCCAAGGAGCTCAACGTGCCGGTGATCGCCCTGTCCCAGCTCAACCGCTCGCTGGAGACGCGCACCGACAAGCGCCCGGTGATGGCCGACCTGCGCGAATCGGGCGCCATCGAGCAGGACGCCGACGTCATCGTTTTCATCTACCGAGATGACTACTACAACAAGGAAAATTCGCCGGACAAGGGCTTGGCCGAGATCATCATCGGCAAGCAGCGTAGCGGCCCGACCGGGTCGATCAAGCTCAAGTTCTTCGGCGAATACACCCGCTTCGACAATCTCGCGCACGACTCGGTGGGCAGCTTCGAGTAG
- a CDS encoding deoxyribodipyrimidine photo-lyase: MATALVWFRRDLRLADNPALHAALEAGFDPVPVYIHAPHEEGGWAPGAASNAWRHRSLKALSQDLHARGSRLVVRQGDSSAVLQDLIAQSGAQALFWNRKYEPTTQPRDATIKKALKEQGFEVRSCNAALLAEPWDVETKSGGPYKVFTPYYRSVMASLPQRSLLEAPRALPGVSSRLRSDGVDALGLAPRLGWDTGFWDIWQPGEAGAHEALEVFIDGALQGYLEQRDLPDRTGTSRLSPHLHFGEIAPWRVIAKLEQVRTARLDKDIDGFIRQLVWREFAYHLLHHFPQTVEDNLNPRFAHFDWAKAEPAMLKAWQRGMTGVPIVDAGMRELWHTGVMHNRVRMIVASYLTKHLRMHWLEGARWFWDTLVDADLANNTLGWQWVAGTGADAAPYFRVFNPVTQAQKFDPQARYITRWVPELETLPVKARFAPWESADLLARLAPTYPRQPIVGLAAGREGALAAYAATR, from the coding sequence ATGGCCACTGCCCTGGTCTGGTTCCGCCGCGACCTGCGGCTGGCCGACAATCCCGCGCTGCATGCCGCGCTCGAGGCCGGGTTCGACCCGGTGCCGGTCTACATTCACGCCCCGCACGAGGAGGGCGGCTGGGCGCCCGGCGCGGCCTCCAATGCCTGGCGCCATCGCTCGCTCAAGGCCCTCAGCCAGGACCTGCACGCGCGTGGCTCGCGGCTGGTGGTGCGCCAGGGCGACAGCAGTGCGGTGCTGCAGGACCTGATCGCACAGAGCGGCGCGCAGGCCTTGTTCTGGAACCGCAAGTACGAGCCGACCACGCAACCGCGCGATGCGACGATCAAGAAGGCGCTCAAGGAACAGGGATTCGAGGTGCGCAGCTGCAACGCGGCGTTGCTGGCCGAGCCCTGGGACGTGGAAACCAAGAGCGGCGGACCCTACAAGGTGTTCACCCCGTACTACCGCAGCGTGATGGCCTCGTTGCCGCAGCGCAGCCTGCTGGAGGCGCCGCGCGCGTTGCCCGGTGTGTCCTCCAGGCTGCGCAGCGATGGCGTCGATGCCCTTGGACTGGCCCCCCGCCTTGGGTGGGACACCGGCTTCTGGGACATCTGGCAACCGGGCGAAGCCGGGGCGCACGAGGCGCTGGAGGTGTTCATCGACGGCGCCCTGCAGGGCTACCTGGAGCAGCGCGACCTGCCGGACCGTACCGGCACCTCGCGCCTGTCGCCCCATCTGCACTTCGGCGAGATCGCGCCGTGGCGGGTGATCGCGAAGCTGGAGCAGGTGCGCACAGCCAGGCTGGACAAGGACATCGACGGCTTCATCCGTCAGTTGGTCTGGCGTGAGTTCGCCTACCACCTGCTGCACCACTTTCCGCAGACGGTCGAGGACAACCTCAACCCGCGCTTTGCGCATTTCGACTGGGCCAAGGCCGAACCCGCCATGCTCAAGGCCTGGCAGCGGGGCATGACCGGCGTGCCGATCGTGGATGCGGGCATGCGCGAGCTCTGGCACACCGGCGTCATGCACAACCGTGTGCGCATGATCGTGGCCAGCTACCTGACCAAGCACCTGCGCATGCACTGGTTGGAAGGAGCGCGCTGGTTCTGGGACACCCTGGTGGATGCGGATCTGGCCAACAACACCCTGGGCTGGCAGTGGGTGGCTGGGACCGGCGCCGACGCCGCGCCGTATTTCCGCGTGTTCAATCCGGTGACCCAGGCGCAGAAATTCGACCCGCAGGCGCGTTACATCACCCGCTGGGTGCCGGAGCTGGAGACCCTGCCTGTCAAGGCGCGCTTCGCGCCTTGGGAGTCTGCGGATCTGCTCGCGCGCCTGGCGCCGACGTATCCGCGCCAGCCGATCGTGGGCCTGGCGGCGGGCCGGGAAGGCGCGCTGGCGGCCTACGCGGCGACCCGCTGA
- a CDS encoding OmpA family protein translates to MQNKILSRALLCGVLSASVLAGCATYTGQTNDPNDPNRTRNGALIGAGIGAAVGLLSGHDATERRQRALVGAGVGGLAGGAIGVYQDRQEAELRRQTAGTGIDVSRDGDVIKLNLPDGVTFDFGKSNLKPQFYPALNNVASTLKQYNQTIVEVSGHTDSVGSDAANQSLSEARANTVADYLIGQGLMRQRFEIIGMGERYPIASNDTDAGRAQNRRVEIRVVPVEQQGS, encoded by the coding sequence ATGCAGAACAAGATCCTTTCGCGCGCGCTGCTCTGCGGCGTGCTTTCGGCCAGCGTGCTGGCCGGTTGCGCCACCTATACCGGTCAGACCAACGATCCCAACGATCCCAACCGCACCCGCAATGGCGCGCTCATCGGCGCTGGCATCGGCGCTGCGGTCGGCCTGCTCAGTGGCCATGACGCCACCGAACGCCGTCAGCGCGCCCTGGTGGGTGCCGGCGTGGGCGGCTTGGCCGGTGGCGCCATCGGCGTCTACCAGGATCGGCAGGAGGCCGAACTACGCCGGCAAACGGCCGGGACGGGCATCGACGTCAGCCGCGATGGCGATGTCATCAAGCTCAACCTGCCTGATGGGGTGACCTTCGACTTCGGCAAGTCCAACCTCAAGCCGCAGTTCTACCCCGCGCTCAACAACGTGGCTTCCACCCTCAAGCAGTACAACCAGACCATTGTGGAGGTCAGCGGCCACACCGACAGCGTCGGCAGCGATGCGGCCAACCAGTCTTTGTCCGAGGCGCGCGCCAATACCGTGGCCGACTACCTGATCGGGCAGGGGCTGATGCGCCAGCGCTTCGAGATCATCGGCATGGGCGAGCGCTATCCGATCGCCAGCAACGATACAGATGCCGGCCGCGCGCAGAACCGCCGCGTGGAGATTCGCGTGGTGCCGGTGGAGCAGCAGGGTTCCTGA
- a CDS encoding carbohydrate kinase has product MSPAEEAGVTAPAPVRLVCFGEVLVDLLAQPPVEGQPRAFAQYAGGAPANVAVAAARLGADAQFVGMLARDMFGTFLHDELVAAGVGVDHIVWTDQARTALAFVALDQTGDRSFSFYRPPAADLLFRASDFDAGSLSRADVFHFCSNSLTAPEIAEASLAGARLARQAGAVVSFDMNLRPALWPQGMDPTPVIEQALAEADVVKFSREELAFLDGGQGDGVAVVARLLSARARLIVVTDGPGAVRWTTRNGSGMVPSFEVTVRDTTAAGDAFVGGLLLRLVELGGAGQGLDGFCADPDKVAEAVGFGTAVGAVAVTRAGAFAAMPTRKDVLALVSGMQ; this is encoded by the coding sequence ATGTCGCCGGCTGAGGAGGCGGGCGTGACTGCGCCGGCACCCGTGCGCCTGGTCTGCTTCGGCGAGGTCCTGGTGGATCTGCTCGCTCAGCCGCCGGTCGAGGGACAGCCCAGGGCGTTTGCGCAGTACGCTGGCGGTGCCCCGGCCAACGTGGCCGTCGCCGCGGCGCGGCTGGGGGCGGATGCGCAGTTCGTGGGCATGCTGGCGCGCGACATGTTCGGAACCTTCCTGCATGACGAACTGGTCGCCGCTGGCGTCGGCGTGGACCACATTGTCTGGACCGATCAGGCGCGCACGGCGCTGGCCTTCGTCGCGCTGGACCAGACCGGCGATCGCAGCTTCAGTTTCTACAGGCCGCCCGCGGCGGATCTGCTGTTCCGTGCCTCGGATTTCGACGCCGGCAGCCTGTCGCGGGCCGACGTCTTCCATTTCTGCTCCAACAGTCTGACCGCCCCGGAGATCGCCGAAGCCAGCCTGGCCGGTGCGCGGTTGGCGCGCCAGGCGGGGGCTGTGGTCAGTTTCGACATGAACCTGCGTCCGGCGCTGTGGCCGCAGGGCATGGATCCGACGCCGGTGATCGAACAGGCGCTGGCCGAGGCCGACGTGGTCAAGTTCTCGCGTGAGGAACTGGCCTTCCTCGATGGCGGGCAGGGTGACGGGGTGGCCGTCGTGGCGCGGCTGTTGTCCGCGCGCGCGCGCCTGATCGTGGTGACCGATGGGCCCGGCGCGGTGCGCTGGACCACCCGCAACGGCTCGGGCATGGTGCCCAGCTTCGAGGTCACGGTGCGCGACACTACCGCGGCCGGCGATGCTTTCGTCGGTGGACTGTTGCTGCGCCTGGTCGAACTGGGAGGCGCAGGGCAGGGGCTCGATGGCTTCTGCGCTGATCCGGACAAAGTGGCCGAAGCCGTGGGATTCGGCACCGCCGTCGGCGCGGTGGCAGTCACGCGCGCCGGCGCTTTCGCGGCCATGCCGACCCGTAAGGACGTTCTCGCTCTCGTTTCAGGAATGCAATGA
- a CDS encoding AGE family epimerase/isomerase produces MTTPDFRSVDVLRDHVAQTMAFYHPRALDPRGGFFQYFKDDGTVYDAGHRHLVSSTRFVFNYAMAWREFQRPEYYAAMLHGLRYLRDVHRNPANGGYIWTLRDGVAEDTTNHCYGVAFVLLAYASALKAGVQEARDWMDETWNLLEARFWEAGPGLYRDEADADWHFSDYRGQNANMHMCEAMIAAYQASGEARYLDRALLLADHMTRRQAAKADGLVWEHYDTDWNVDWEYNKDDPKHLFRPWGFQPGHQTEWAKLLLILDRETQADWLVPTARHLFDTALARSWDPVHGGMAYGFAPDGSVCDDDKYFWVQAESLAAAALLAQRTGDAGYWAWYDKLWQYAWAHMIDHQYGAWYRILHADNTKYSDEKSPAGKTDYHTMGACYEVMESLRAKPAG; encoded by the coding sequence ATGACTACTCCCGATTTCCGTTCTGTCGATGTCCTGCGCGACCATGTCGCCCAGACGATGGCGTTCTACCACCCACGCGCGCTCGATCCGCGCGGCGGCTTTTTCCAGTATTTCAAGGACGACGGCACCGTCTACGACGCCGGCCACCGCCATCTGGTGAGCAGCACGCGCTTCGTCTTCAACTATGCGATGGCCTGGCGCGAGTTCCAGCGCCCGGAGTACTACGCGGCGATGCTGCACGGCCTGCGCTACCTGCGCGACGTGCACCGCAATCCAGCCAATGGCGGCTACATCTGGACGCTGCGCGATGGCGTGGCCGAGGACACGACCAACCATTGCTACGGCGTGGCCTTCGTGCTGCTGGCCTATGCCAGCGCGCTCAAGGCTGGCGTGCAAGAGGCGCGGGACTGGATGGACGAGACCTGGAACCTGCTGGAAGCGCGCTTCTGGGAGGCCGGTCCCGGGCTCTATCGCGATGAGGCCGACGCCGACTGGCATTTCAGCGATTACCGCGGCCAGAACGCCAACATGCACATGTGCGAGGCGATGATCGCGGCCTACCAGGCCAGCGGCGAGGCGCGCTACCTGGATCGCGCCCTGCTGCTGGCCGACCACATGACCCGGCGCCAGGCGGCCAAGGCCGATGGCCTGGTATGGGAGCACTACGACACCGACTGGAACGTGGACTGGGAGTACAACAAGGACGATCCCAAGCACCTGTTCCGTCCATGGGGCTTCCAGCCGGGGCACCAGACCGAGTGGGCCAAGCTGCTGCTGATCCTGGACCGCGAGACCCAGGCCGATTGGCTGGTGCCCACCGCGCGTCACCTGTTCGATACCGCGCTGGCGCGCAGCTGGGATCCGGTCCACGGCGGCATGGCCTATGGCTTCGCGCCGGACGGTAGCGTCTGCGACGACGACAAGTATTTCTGGGTTCAGGCCGAGAGCCTGGCTGCGGCGGCGCTGCTCGCCCAGCGCACCGGGGACGCCGGCTACTGGGCGTGGTACGACAAGCTCTGGCAGTACGCCTGGGCGCACATGATCGACCACCAATACGGCGCCTGGTACCGCATCCTGCATGCGGACAACACCAAGTACAGCGACGAGAAGAGTCCGGCCGGCAAGACCGACTACCACACCATGGGCGCCTGCTACGAAGTGATGGAAAGCCTGCGCGCCAAGCCGGCAGGCTGA
- a CDS encoding S8 family serine peptidase, with translation MATRRTTAPRTPARARPGKGRASNPDQTQAAGRTGYMATAQGRAMTVVYVHGIGNKPPAEVLRCQWDKALFGMAMGERTRMAYWVNRARYPVPEVATCAQRDEGPTISQAEQRLLSVYGLPPGPGDLRDLVDDLATTPREQADLRALLDQMQAGAAAPSGPAASSLWSGLNEILLRLVSAALLQDVHDFFFVPARRQAMEESLRERLLAGGGPFVVIGHSQGSMIAYEVLRKLKASECDVALFLTLGSPLGLPAVRSMFKQDIGKRKLPFPACVRAWHNVADRRDPVALDADLGDDIQGANGRFSNEAGTGINPDGPRNPHSGSGYLSIDSVRQRVRGVVGAGFDQPVTQTVVLKDLSDRMEAEGNAARHEVLFELDQLSAGLTQDAVRLALVEKIRALAGRQTGLSGEALDETIVLEDTLERFVSARLTRFEIESLRDDYQALHFKRLWRDAGKRALLDRSRRVIQADAAQVAYHALGQDIGWAVLDTGIAAGHPHFHADKAHPTVVAQWDCTVRGRPRQLGPDDGRAFTHLDRAGHGTHVAGIIAGQCSAPLPGDKGGKPVDFTAVAPQARLYGFKVLDDAGNGRDSWIIKGIQQVARINEQAGQLVIHGVNLSLGGWFDAESYGCGFTPLCNELRRLWRQGVVVVLAAGNEGLAWLVQQNGMALAANMDMTIGDPANLEEAIAVGSVHKSNPRTYGVSYFSSKGPTADGRRKPDVVAPGEKIISAHYDYRVRDRSTWMVEMSGTSMAAPHVSGLVAAFLSVRREFIGFPDKVKDELLARCNDIGRDPYMQGRGVPNLVKMLAET, from the coding sequence ATGGCGACCAGGCGTACGACCGCTCCGCGGACCCCGGCACGCGCGCGACCGGGAAAGGGGCGCGCTTCCAATCCGGACCAGACCCAGGCCGCAGGGCGCACCGGCTATATGGCCACGGCCCAGGGGCGGGCAATGACCGTGGTGTACGTGCACGGCATCGGCAACAAGCCACCGGCCGAGGTGCTGCGCTGCCAGTGGGACAAGGCCTTGTTCGGCATGGCGATGGGCGAGCGCACGCGCATGGCCTACTGGGTCAATCGCGCGCGCTACCCGGTGCCGGAAGTGGCCACCTGCGCGCAGCGCGACGAGGGGCCGACCATCAGCCAGGCCGAACAGCGCCTGCTGTCGGTGTATGGGCTGCCACCGGGCCCCGGGGACCTACGAGACCTGGTGGACGACCTGGCGACCACGCCGCGTGAGCAGGCGGACCTTCGGGCGTTGCTGGACCAGATGCAGGCCGGCGCCGCCGCGCCGTCTGGTCCGGCTGCCAGCAGCCTGTGGTCCGGGTTGAACGAGATCCTGCTGCGCCTGGTCAGCGCGGCGCTGTTGCAGGACGTGCACGACTTCTTCTTCGTCCCCGCGCGGCGGCAGGCGATGGAGGAGAGCCTGCGCGAGCGCCTGCTCGCCGGTGGCGGGCCATTCGTGGTGATCGGCCACAGCCAGGGTTCGATGATCGCCTACGAGGTGCTGCGCAAGCTCAAGGCCAGCGAGTGTGACGTCGCCTTGTTCCTGACCCTGGGCTCGCCGCTTGGGTTGCCGGCGGTGCGCAGCATGTTCAAGCAGGACATCGGTAAGCGGAAGCTGCCGTTCCCCGCCTGCGTGCGGGCCTGGCACAACGTGGCCGACCGACGCGACCCGGTCGCCCTGGACGCGGACCTGGGCGACGACATCCAGGGCGCCAATGGGCGGTTCAGCAACGAGGCCGGGACTGGGATCAACCCCGATGGACCGCGCAATCCGCATTCCGGCTCTGGCTATCTGTCCATCGACTCGGTCCGGCAGCGCGTGCGCGGCGTGGTCGGGGCCGGCTTCGACCAGCCGGTGACCCAGACCGTCGTGCTCAAGGATCTGTCCGACCGCATGGAGGCGGAGGGCAATGCAGCCCGTCATGAGGTGTTGTTCGAACTGGACCAGTTGTCCGCCGGGTTGACGCAGGATGCGGTGCGGCTGGCCCTGGTTGAAAAAATCCGCGCCTTGGCCGGGCGCCAGACCGGGTTATCGGGTGAGGCGCTGGACGAGACGATCGTGCTGGAGGACACGCTGGAACGTTTCGTCTCCGCGCGCCTGACCCGGTTTGAGATCGAGTCGCTGCGCGACGACTATCAGGCACTGCATTTCAAGCGCCTGTGGCGTGACGCGGGCAAGCGGGCGCTGCTGGACCGCTCGCGCCGCGTCATCCAGGCCGATGCGGCGCAGGTGGCCTACCACGCCCTGGGCCAGGACATCGGCTGGGCGGTGCTGGACACGGGCATCGCCGCGGGCCATCCGCACTTCCACGCGGACAAGGCGCACCCGACCGTGGTGGCGCAGTGGGACTGCACGGTGCGGGGACGCCCGCGCCAACTCGGCCCAGACGATGGGCGCGCGTTCACGCACCTGGACCGGGCTGGTCATGGGACGCACGTGGCCGGCATCATCGCCGGGCAATGCAGTGCGCCGCTGCCCGGGGACAAGGGGGGAAAGCCGGTGGACTTCACCGCCGTCGCGCCGCAGGCGCGGCTGTACGGCTTCAAGGTGCTCGATGATGCCGGCAACGGGCGCGACTCATGGATCATCAAGGGCATCCAGCAGGTGGCGCGCATCAACGAACAGGCCGGTCAGCTGGTCATCCACGGGGTGAACCTGAGCCTGGGCGGCTGGTTCGATGCGGAGAGCTACGGTTGTGGCTTCACTCCGCTCTGCAACGAGCTGCGCCGGTTGTGGCGCCAGGGCGTGGTGGTGGTGCTGGCGGCCGGCAACGAGGGCCTGGCCTGGCTGGTGCAGCAGAATGGGATGGCGCTGGCCGCCAATATGGACATGACCATCGGCGACCCGGCCAACCTGGAGGAGGCCATCGCGGTCGGTTCGGTCCACAAGTCCAATCCGCGCACCTACGGCGTGTCGTATTTTTCTTCCAAGGGGCCCACCGCCGATGGGCGGCGCAAGCCGGATGTGGTGGCGCCGGGCGAGAAGATCATCTCGGCGCACTACGACTACCGGGTGCGCGATCGCTCCACCTGGATGGTGGAGATGAGCGGCACCAGCATGGCCGCCCCGCATGTGTCCGGACTGGTGGCGGCGTTCCTGTCGGTGCGGCGCGAGTTCATCGGCTTCCCCGACAAGGTCAAGGACGAGCTGCTGGCGCGCTGCAATGACATCGGCCGCGATCCCTACATGCAGGGCAGGGGCGTGCCGAACCTGGTCAAGATGCTCGCCGAGACCTGA
- the smpB gene encoding SsrA-binding protein SmpB codes for MAKKSDKDKANSTGTIALNKRARHEYHLEERMEAGLALQGWELKSIRAGRANIGESYAVVRQGELFLFGAQFTPLIQASTHVVADDRRTRKLLLHRREIDTLVGKVERDGYTLIPTAMYWKGNKVKLELALAKGKQTHDKRASEKDREWARDKQRLMRRHNRDA; via the coding sequence ATGGCAAAGAAGTCGGACAAGGATAAAGCAAACAGCACGGGCACCATCGCGCTGAACAAACGCGCGCGCCACGAGTACCACCTGGAGGAACGGATGGAGGCCGGTCTTGCATTGCAAGGCTGGGAACTCAAGTCCATCCGCGCCGGGCGCGCCAACATCGGCGAGAGCTATGCGGTGGTGCGCCAGGGCGAGTTGTTCCTGTTCGGCGCGCAGTTCACCCCGCTGATCCAGGCCTCCACGCACGTCGTGGCCGACGACCGCCGCACCCGCAAGCTGCTGCTGCACCGGCGCGAGATCGATACGCTGGTGGGCAAGGTCGAGCGCGACGGCTATACCCTGATTCCCACCGCGATGTACTGGAAGGGCAACAAGGTCAAGCTGGAACTGGCCCTGGCCAAGGGCAAACAGACCCACGACAAGCGCGCCAGCGAGAAGGACCGGGAGTGGGCCCGCGACAAGCAGCGTCTGATGCGCCGGCACAACCGCGACGCGTGA
- a CDS encoding type II toxin-antitoxin system RatA family toxin: MPTIRRSALVEHPAQYMFDLVNDVQAYPRRFGWCDRAEILESSDERMVARLDLGLGALRTWFTTENTLERPGRIDMQLKDGPFRKLHGLWEFQSLGDDVSKVTLTLDFEPSSRLLGPAFTLGFQGLADRMVDDFVRTADLGD, from the coding sequence ATGCCCACCATTCGTCGCAGCGCCCTGGTCGAACATCCGGCCCAGTACATGTTCGATCTGGTCAACGACGTCCAGGCCTATCCACGACGTTTCGGCTGGTGTGACCGGGCCGAGATCCTGGAATCCAGCGATGAACGCATGGTCGCGCGGCTGGATCTGGGCCTGGGAGCCCTGCGCACCTGGTTCACCACCGAAAACACCTTGGAACGCCCGGGCCGCATCGACATGCAGCTCAAGGACGGCCCGTTCCGCAAGTTGCATGGGCTGTGGGAGTTCCAGTCGCTGGGCGACGATGTCAGCAAGGTCACCCTGACCCTGGATTTCGAGCCGTCCAGCCGACTGCTGGGCCCCGCCTTCACCCTGGGGTTCCAGGGACTGGCCGACCGCATGGTGGACGACTTCGTGCGGACCGCAGACCTGGGCGATTGA